From a region of the Gemmatimonadota bacterium genome:
- a CDS encoding multicopper oxidase domain-containing protein, whose product MDRRDVLKLLGLSAVAPMAGRFGLVGCSEVGPGVQSLQDGVPRTVQQLAPGLELALSAVPEEVSLLPGEATSVWRFRGEVVRGRLDALRAAGESYLGPTLRLRRGERVRIRFANGLPEPSVIHWHGLDVPESADGHPRFAFPTGVEYVYDFTVANRSGTYWYHPHPDMRTGPQVHRGLAGLLLVDDEEEAALGLPAAESELVCVIQDRSFDEANQFAYPESAGMGGGPAGRGGMGRGRGMGGMGPMGMAGMTELMNGVLGDRVLVNGVPNFTAPVEAGWVRLRLLNGSNARTYKLGWSDGRPMTVIGGDGGLLERAVSRDFLTLAPGQRADLVQDLSDLSEGARIRLRSLAYPPEDAGNVGMMMGATMGMSAGPAHGAALDVLTIDVRGRNTRPLRLPERLSEPGPGWDAAPSAPVRRVALAMGQMQWTLGGRTFELEGVSPEETVEAGSTHVWELVNVPNPMGMAMAHPIHIHGRQFRVLGRSGGMPDSGLRAGIVDEGWTDTVLVLPGETVRIQIRFSEHPGLYLYHCHILEHEDLGMMRNFRIV is encoded by the coding sequence ATGGACCGTCGTGACGTCTTGAAGCTCCTGGGGTTATCCGCCGTTGCGCCGATGGCGGGCCGCTTCGGCCTCGTTGGGTGCAGCGAGGTCGGCCCGGGCGTACAATCGCTACAGGACGGCGTGCCGCGCACCGTGCAGCAGCTCGCCCCCGGCCTCGAGCTCGCCCTTTCGGCCGTGCCGGAGGAAGTCTCCCTTCTACCAGGTGAGGCGACATCCGTCTGGCGCTTCCGCGGAGAGGTCGTGCGTGGCCGTCTGGATGCTCTCCGGGCCGCCGGGGAGTCGTACCTTGGGCCGACTCTCCGCCTTCGACGCGGCGAGCGTGTGCGCATCCGTTTCGCGAATGGCCTCCCCGAACCGTCGGTCATTCACTGGCACGGCCTCGATGTGCCGGAGTCGGCGGACGGGCACCCTCGGTTCGCGTTTCCGACGGGCGTGGAGTACGTCTACGACTTCACGGTCGCGAATCGCTCCGGGACGTACTGGTACCATCCGCATCCGGACATGCGGACGGGGCCTCAAGTGCATCGCGGGCTCGCGGGCCTTCTCCTGGTCGACGACGAGGAAGAGGCCGCACTCGGCCTGCCGGCGGCGGAGTCGGAACTCGTTTGTGTCATCCAGGACCGGAGCTTCGACGAGGCCAACCAGTTCGCCTATCCCGAGTCTGCCGGGATGGGGGGAGGTCCGGCCGGGCGCGGCGGAATGGGGAGGGGGCGGGGCATGGGCGGGATGGGGCCGATGGGGATGGCCGGGATGACCGAGCTCATGAACGGCGTGCTCGGCGACCGCGTCCTCGTGAATGGAGTCCCGAACTTCACCGCCCCCGTCGAAGCGGGGTGGGTGCGCCTGCGCCTCCTCAACGGATCGAACGCGCGGACCTACAAGCTGGGCTGGAGCGACGGCCGCCCGATGACGGTGATCGGCGGCGACGGCGGGCTCCTGGAACGCGCCGTGTCCCGGGACTTCCTGACCCTCGCGCCCGGGCAGCGTGCCGACCTTGTCCAGGACCTCTCGGATCTCTCCGAGGGGGCGCGGATCCGGCTTCGGAGTCTCGCCTATCCGCCCGAAGACGCTGGAAATGTCGGGATGATGATGGGGGCGACGATGGGAATGTCCGCGGGTCCGGCGCACGGGGCGGCATTGGACGTGTTGACGATCGACGTCCGCGGACGAAACACGAGGCCGCTTCGGCTCCCCGAGCGTCTGTCGGAACCGGGGCCTGGGTGGGACGCGGCTCCGAGCGCGCCCGTTCGGCGGGTGGCCCTGGCCATGGGACAGATGCAATGGACCCTCGGAGGCCGCACCTTCGAACTGGAGGGTGTTTCGCCGGAAGAGACGGTCGAGGCCGGCTCGACGCATGTCTGGGAGCTCGTGAATGTGCCGAACCCCATGGGGATGGCGATGGCACACCCGATCCATATCCATGGACGGCAGTTCCGGGTTCTCGGCCGGAGCGGCGGCATGCCGGATAGCGGGCTCCGTGCGGGGATCGTGGACGAGGGTTGGACCGACACCGTGCTCGTGCTCCCGGGGGAGACGGTGCGGATTCAGATCCGCTTCAGCGAACATCCGGGACTTTACCTCTATCACTGCCACATCCTCGAACACGAAGATCTCGGGATGATGCGGAATTTCCGGATTGTCTGA